A segment of the Acidobacteriota bacterium genome:
CGCGGCGACCCCGGGGAAGCGTGTCGCCCTCGCGAACGCGCTCCCGCCGTTCTGCTCGGACGTCTCGGGCTTCGGCTTCACCGTCCGCCAGGCCTCGAGCAGGTCGCGGAACGGGTGCGTGCCATCCTGGTAGGGATACGGATCGCCGGGGCGCACGTCGGGATCGTTCTTCTCCCAGTCGATGGTCTGCGCGCGCGAGCGCGCGTACTCCTTCGAGAGCAGGCCCCGAATCGGGGTCTTCGGCTCGAAGTCCGGGTCGCCGTAGTAGAAGTCGCGATCGGCGAACGCGAGGTTCATCGACTGGTAGAGCGTGTGGATGTACCGCGCGCTGTTGTACCCCATCCCCTTGAGGTCGAGCGGCTCGAGGATGTTGAGCGCCTGCAGCAGCGCCGGGCCCTGCGTCCAGCTCGTGAGCTTGTAGACGTCGATGCCCTTGTAGGACACCGACACCGGCTCCTCGATCTTCGGACGCCAGCGGGCGAGGTCGTCGAGGGTGATGAGTCCGCCCTGCTCCTTCACGCCGCGGACGAACTCTTCGGCGATGTCACCCTTGTAGAAGCGGTCGTAGGCCGCGAGGATCGCCTCCTTGCGGTTCCGGCCCTGCGTGAGCGCCGTGGCCTCGGCGTCGACGAGCTTGCGCAACGTCGCCGCGAGGTCGGGCTGTCGGAACAGCTCGCCGGCCTTCGGCGCCTCGCGATCCTGCCCGAGGTGCGGCAGCATCACCGCCTTCGAGTATGGCCACTCCTTGAGCCTGTCCTTGTTGCGTTCGATGGAATCGGCCGTCTGCGCCTCGATCGGGTAGCCGTCGGCCAGGCGGATGGCGGGCGCGAGCACCTCGGCAAGCGACAGCCGGCCGTACTCGGCGAGCATCACCATCAGGGCGCCGGGCGTTCCCGGCGTCACCGCCGAGAGCGGCCCGAATTCGGGCACCATCGTGTGCCCCTGCTCGCGATAGTACTCCGGCGTCGCGCCGGTCGGCGCCACGCCGAGCCCGTTGATGCCGATGACCCGCCGCTCTCCCGGATGGTAGACGAGCGCCTGCGTCTCGCCCCCCCACGAGAGGACGTCCCACATCGTCGCCGTTGCGGCGAGCATCGCCATGGCGGCGTCGACGGCATTGCCGCCCTGCTGGAAGATCATCGCCCCGGCGGTCGCCGCCAGCGGCTTACCGGTGATCGCCATCCAGTGCTCGCCATGAAGGACGGGCTTCATCGTCCGCTGGCCGTGAGTCGACGCGGGCAGCACCAGCGCCAGCACGGCGGCCACGCACAGAACGCGCATCCCGAGATTCCGTCTCTTCATCGACATCCCTGCCTCCTGAGAGTCGCCCCGATCATAATGCGATTGGGACGCCTCGTGCCTTCCTGTCGCGGACGACCAGGCCACCAGCGGTCGGAGGGCGCCTCGCGAAGGCGGGGCCTCAG
Coding sequences within it:
- a CDS encoding gamma-glutamyltransferase, with the protein product MRVLCVAAVLALVLPASTHGQRTMKPVLHGEHWMAITGKPLAATAGAMIFQQGGNAVDAAMAMLAATATMWDVLSWGGETQALVYHPGERRVIGINGLGVAPTGATPEYYREQGHTMVPEFGPLSAVTPGTPGALMVMLAEYGRLSLAEVLAPAIRLADGYPIEAQTADSIERNKDRLKEWPYSKAVMLPHLGQDREAPKAGELFRQPDLAATLRKLVDAEATALTQGRNRKEAILAAYDRFYKGDIAEEFVRGVKEQGGLITLDDLARWRPKIEEPVSVSYKGIDVYKLTSWTQGPALLQALNILEPLDLKGMGYNSARYIHTLYQSMNLAFADRDFYYGDPDFEPKTPIRGLLSKEYARSRAQTIDWEKNDPDVRPGDPYPYQDGTHPFRDLLEAWRTVKPKPETSEQNGGSAFARATRFPGVAAEGDLDWETNPFYRGTTSVQAADREGWVVSITPSGGWIPAVIAGRTGIGLSQRAQSFVFDRADNPYNVMQPGRRPRVTLTPSLALKDGEPFLSFAVQGGDGQDQNLLQFFLNVVEFDMNVQQAAEAANINSYQMRNSFRDHKSEPGRLLVQEQTPPWVVAELRRMGYRVEREPITSGPINAIFFDRAHKTMWGGSSHHGEDYGIAW